One part of the Vicinamibacteria bacterium genome encodes these proteins:
- a CDS encoding sigma 54-interacting transcriptional regulator: protein MDGDPREDEGLQPPLQTRDYPALISALNEALSVFAGTADLEDALRQSFDAAVRGCKAQRGLLLLVEQDDPPKLRSIHAVGRISEQQVLAAESGRSAPGISAQVIRKALESKQCQVIQDPRMLTLQTAAFVDEPYSVLCSPIVDPYASGVLAILYFQQSQPGLAYEFEDLVWLDTYAAALGRLFGYFFQAQRRERDLQALLGAEARPEGAPDLIGDSHHMLRLRRELHETLIPAASARSPAPFLLLGERGTGKEVVARYIGAYSERRRGPFVTINCAEITSELAASRFFGHKRGAFTGAISDEKGLFRSAHKGVLFLDEISHLPLPVQATLLRALDYRTVQPVGVAEQIPVDVLLIMATNRDLDDAATKGQFLPDLLDRMTVGHTVRLAALRERPLDIIPLLEHYRVLNERRLRRPTLGFDPSVLRVLAAYSWPGNVRELSGVAAKLVTHTKPGARIDRESLRHAYPQACSPAEAGTRDRLFELRFRDAINQFRRDLILARLEQHSGNGAATARSLGMGETTLRRWRRTLNIPTEASTEH from the coding sequence ATGGACGGCGACCCCAGGGAAGACGAGGGTCTCCAGCCGCCACTCCAGACACGCGACTACCCCGCTCTCATCTCCGCGCTGAACGAGGCGCTGTCCGTCTTTGCTGGTACCGCCGACCTCGAGGACGCCCTTCGTCAGTCGTTCGATGCTGCCGTCCGGGGATGCAAGGCGCAGCGCGGGCTGCTGCTCCTGGTCGAGCAGGATGACCCGCCCAAGCTCCGCAGCATCCACGCCGTGGGCAGGATTTCCGAGCAGCAGGTCCTCGCCGCGGAGAGCGGCCGCAGCGCGCCGGGCATCAGCGCCCAAGTGATCCGAAAGGCTCTTGAGAGCAAACAGTGCCAGGTAATCCAGGACCCTCGAATGCTGACGCTGCAAACGGCCGCCTTCGTAGATGAGCCCTATTCGGTGCTCTGCTCGCCCATCGTCGATCCCTACGCGAGCGGGGTCCTCGCCATCCTCTACTTTCAGCAGAGCCAGCCGGGCCTCGCATACGAGTTCGAGGACCTGGTGTGGCTCGATACCTATGCGGCCGCCCTCGGTCGCCTCTTCGGATACTTCTTCCAGGCCCAGCGCCGGGAGCGGGACCTTCAGGCCCTCCTCGGAGCCGAAGCGCGGCCCGAGGGAGCCCCCGACCTGATCGGGGACAGCCACCACATGCTGCGCCTTCGCCGCGAGCTCCACGAGACCCTGATCCCCGCCGCCAGCGCCCGCTCCCCCGCCCCCTTCCTCCTCCTCGGGGAGCGGGGTACGGGCAAGGAAGTCGTCGCACGCTACATCGGGGCCTACTCGGAGCGGCGGAGGGGTCCTTTCGTCACCATCAACTGCGCGGAGATCACCTCGGAGCTCGCGGCCTCACGTTTCTTCGGTCACAAGCGGGGGGCGTTCACGGGCGCGATCAGCGACGAGAAGGGCCTCTTCCGCTCCGCCCACAAAGGGGTCCTCTTCCTGGACGAGATCTCCCATCTCCCCCTGCCCGTCCAGGCCACGTTGCTCCGGGCGCTCGACTACCGCACGGTGCAGCCCGTGGGCGTCGCGGAGCAGATCCCCGTGGATGTGCTCCTCATCATGGCCACCAACCGCGACCTCGACGACGCCGCCACCAAGGGCCAGTTCCTCCCCGACCTCCTGGACCGGATGACGGTGGGCCACACCGTTCGGCTGGCCGCGCTCCGCGAGCGCCCGCTCGACATCATCCCCTTGCTCGAGCACTACCGTGTCCTCAACGAGCGCCGCCTCCGGCGGCCCACCCTTGGCTTCGATCCGTCGGTCTTGCGCGTCCTCGCTGCCTATTCTTGGCCCGGCAACGTGCGCGAGCTCTCGGGCGTCGCGGCCAAGCTCGTGACCCACACCAAACCGGGGGCGCGAATCGACCGCGAGTCCCTGCGCCACGCCTACCCCCAGGCCTGCTCCCCCGCCGAGGCGGGCACGCGCGACCGCCTCTTCGAGCTCAGGTTCCGCGACGCCATCAACCAGTTCCGTCGGGACCTGATCCTCGCGCGGCTGGAGCAGCACTCGGGCAACGGCGCGGCCACCGCCCGTTCCCTGGGGATGGGCGAGACGACTCTAAGGCGCTGGCGCCGGACCCTGAACATCCCGACCGAGGCTTCCACCGAGCACTGA